Proteins from a single region of Carassius auratus strain Wakin unplaced genomic scaffold, ASM336829v1 scaf_tig00024549, whole genome shotgun sequence:
- the LOC113078184 gene encoding microtubule cross-linking factor 1-like — translation MTKTKVDPGSPTHFVSSKEKRQKQKMESSTGEQEQPQPSQQQPAQPLQVTEKKKIHRAPSPARPKDVPGWSLTKIRGGIGTPTLSVKPGAIYLGGRVSRRSPVTGKETKTEKSKPVLSAPGAQKSCVKSNKSGRRKVSDTSIGSDDLSKDSGCAAGKLSPTDSSSELSDCASEENKVSTDALSSDTETSSRGGIDGEKAPAEHGLLDKSGQTKTSVEKDRLSLGMETAEGSVSPGDERSLASFDSRIPASTSLAFSDLTEELMDGMQEEFVREIEELRSENDYLKDEMEELRSEMLEMRDMYMEEDVYQLQELRQQLDQANKTCRILQYRLKKAERRSIRVAQTGQVDGELIRTLEQDVKVAKDVSIRLHNELDAVEKKRSRLEQENEELRVKLQDLEVAKQVLQAEMEKAREVRRV, via the exons ATGACCAAGACAAAGGTTGACCCCGGTTCCCCGACGCATTTTGTCTCGTCGAAGGAGAAGAGGCAAAAGCAGAAAATGGAGAGCAGCACTGGAGAACAAGAGCAGCCGCAGCCGTCACAACAGCAGCCCGCGCAGCCGCTTCAAGTTACCGAGAAAAAGAAAATACACCGGGCACCGTCTCCAGCAAGACCCAAGGATGTGCCCGGGTGGTCCCTCACTAAAATCCGCGGCGGTATCGGCACGCCGACGCTGAGCGTGAAACCGGGGGCCATATATTTAGGTGGCCGCGTGTCCAGACGGAGCCCGGTTACCGGGAAGGAGACAAAAACTGAGAAGAGTAAACCCGTGCTGTCCGCGCCCGGTGCCCAGAAGAGCTGCGTGAAGTCTAATAAAAGCGGCCGGAGAAAAGTTTCGGACACCAGCATCGGATCGGATGATTTGAGCAAGGACTCCGGCTGCGCTGCGGGGAAACTCTCCCCCACCGACAGCAGCTCCGAGCTTTCCGACTGCGCCTCCGAGGAGAATAAAGTCTCCACAGATGCGCTGAGCAGCGACACCGAGACCAGCAGCCGCGGGGGGATCGACGGAGAGAAAGCGCCTGCGGAACACGGACTGTTGGACAAGAGTGGTCAAACCAAGACCAGCGTGGAGAAAGACCGGCTCTCGCTGGGGATGGAGACCGCAGAGGGGAGCGTCTCTCCCGGCGATGAGCGCTCGCTCGCCTCGTTCGACAGCAGGATTCCCGCCAGCACGTCCTTGGCGTTCTCGGACCTGACTGAGGAATTAATGGATGGGATGCAGGAGGAATTTGTCAGGGAAATAGAGGAACTCAGGTCGGAGAATGATTATTTAAAG GACGAGATGGAGGAGCTCCGCTCGGAGATGCTGGAGATGAGGGACATGTACATGGAGGAGGATGTCTATCAGCTCCAGGAGCTCAGACAGCAGCTGGATCAGGCCAACAAGACCTGCCGCATCCTGCAGTACCGCCTCAAGAAGGCAGAGAGACGCAGCATCCGCGTGGCCCAGACCGGACAAGTGGACGGGGAGCTTATCCGAACACTGGAGCAAGACGTCAAG GTGGCCAAAGACGTGTCCATCCGTCTGCACAATGAGCTGGACGCTGTGGAGAAGAAGAGATCTCGTCTGGAGCAGGAGAACGAGGAGCTGAGGGTGAAACTGCAGGATCTGGAGGTGGCCAAGCAGGTCCTGCAAGCAGAGATGGAGAAGGCCAGAGAGGTAAGACGTGTTTAA